One genomic window of Saccopteryx bilineata isolate mSacBil1 chromosome 4, mSacBil1_pri_phased_curated, whole genome shotgun sequence includes the following:
- the LECT2 gene encoding leukocyte cell-derived chemotaxin-2 — MPQGNKRQMFPSGALLLAVLISTVWAGPWANICAGKSSNQIRTCDSHGCGQYTAQRNHRPHQGVDVLCSDGSTVYAPFTGMIVGQEKPYKNKNAINNGVRISGRGFCIKMFYIKPIKYKGSIKKGEKLGTLLPLQKVYPGIQSHVHIENCDLSNPTVYL, encoded by the exons ATGCCACAGGGAAATAAAAGGCAAATGTTTCCCTCAGGAGCCCTCCTTTTGGCTGTTTTGATTTCGACTG TGTGGGCTGGACCATGGGCTAATATATGTGCTGGCAAGTCTTCCAACCAGATCAGGACGTGTGATAGCCATGGCTGTGGCCAGTACACTGCCCAAAG AAATCACAGGCCTCACCAGGGTGTGGATGTCTTGTGCTCTGATGGATCTACTGTGTATGCGCCTTTCACTGGAATGATTGTGGGCCAGGAGAAaccttataaaaacaaaaatgccatCAATAATGGTGTTCGGATATCTGGAAGAG gtttCTGTATTAAAATGTTCTACATTAAACCAATTAAATATAAAGGTTCTatcaagaaaggagaaaaactggGAACTCTACTGCCCTTGCAGAAGGTTTATCCTGGCATACAATCCCATGTACATATTGAAAACTGTGACTTGAGCAATCCCACTGTGTACCTATAA